The following proteins come from a genomic window of Polaribacter dokdonensis:
- a CDS encoding PPK2 family polyphosphate kinase yields MQLEKYKVENKVKLAQFETKEVINDAKKSLKKLRKKIAELQDTMYAEGKYGFLICLQGMDTSGKDSLIREVFKDVNARGVEVHSFKVPTELELKHDFLWRHYIVLPEKGKIGVFNRTHYENVLVTRVHPEYIFSENIPTVNSLEDLNDDFYLNRMDRINQFENHLVKNGTKVLKFFLNLSKDEQKNRLLRRLNLPEKNWKFSPSDLKERKLWDEYQTCYEDVLNNTSEENAPWFVIPADDKPTARLIFAEILLKELEKCNFEAPKLSSKLVEKLDDFKTELNKE; encoded by the coding sequence ATGCAACTAGAAAAATATAAAGTAGAAAATAAGGTTAAACTAGCTCAGTTTGAGACGAAAGAGGTCATTAATGATGCTAAAAAAAGTTTAAAAAAGCTTCGTAAAAAAATAGCTGAATTACAGGATACAATGTATGCAGAAGGTAAATATGGTTTTTTAATCTGTTTACAAGGCATGGATACTTCAGGTAAAGATAGCTTAATAAGAGAGGTCTTTAAAGATGTAAATGCAAGAGGCGTAGAAGTGCATAGCTTTAAAGTACCTACAGAATTAGAGTTGAAACACGATTTTTTGTGGAGACACTATATTGTATTACCAGAAAAAGGCAAAATTGGTGTTTTTAATAGAACGCATTATGAAAACGTTTTGGTAACTAGAGTGCATCCAGAATATATATTTTCAGAAAACATACCAACTGTAAATAGTTTAGAAGATTTAAATGATGATTTCTATTTAAATAGAATGGATAGAATCAATCAGTTTGAAAACCATTTGGTGAAAAACGGAACAAAAGTTTTAAAGTTTTTCTTAAACCTTTCTAAGGACGAGCAAAAAAACCGACTATTAAGAAGACTAAATTTACCAGAAAAGAACTGGAAGTTTTCTCCAAGTGATTTAAAGGAACGCAAGCTTTGGGATGAGTATCAAACCTGTTATGAAGATGTTCTAAATAACACTTCAGAAGAAAATGCACCTTGGTTTGTAATTCCTGCAGATGATAAACCTACAGCTCGTTTAATTTTTGCTGAAATATTGCTAAAAGAATTGGAGAAGTGTAATTTTGAAGCACCTAAATTATCTAGTAAGCTAGTAGAAAAACTAGACGATTTTAAAACAGAATTAAACAAAGAATAA